In Limisphaerales bacterium, the DNA window GCCTTGCTCGCCTTTTTCCGGCGAGAAAAAGTTGATGCCGTAATCGGCGGTGTTTTGCTCAATATGCTGAAGCATCTCCTCGGCCAGCGCATCCTGCAACGGCCGCTGGCGGCCCGTGCCGGTGGTGGGGATAATGTGATCCACCGTGGCAAAGGTGCGTTCGGGGAACGGCACGGAAAGGCCCTGTTCGCGAATCATCGCAAACGCCTGTGGCGAGGTGACCTCATGAATGAGATGCAGCCCGATGAAGAGCTGATACTGCCCCGAAGGCAACTGCCCCACGCAGTGCCGGTCGAAAACCTTATGATATAAATTTTGGCCCATACGGATGAGCGGGAAAGCCTAGCAGAGAAACGAGTGCGGTTCAAGATTAGCAAATTTCACTATTCTTAATGCCCCACTCACTCCCTCCATTTCGTTTTGACACACCCGCCGCCGATTGGCATCTTTCCCGCCCTTCATTAATGGCGGAACTTATTGGAAATCTATTGGTAGCGCAAAGCGGCGGACCCACGGCGGTGATCAACTCCAGCGTGGCGGGCGTCATTTGCGAGGCGGGCAAGCACGAGTGCATTGAGGAAATTTATGGCGGCCTCAATGGCGTGTACGGCATCCTGCGCGAAGAGCTTGTCGATATCGGCGAGGAAAATACCAGCGACATCCAGCGCCTCAAGCACACACCCGCCGCGGCGCTCGGCACGTGCCGTTACAAAATCAATTTCAAGACCGACCCCGAACAGGCGGCAGCCGATATGAAGCGCTTGTTCGAGGTGATCGAGGCGCACCACATCCGCTACTTTTTTTATGCCGGCGGTAATGACAGCCAGGACACCACCAACAAAGTGCATCTCGAAGCCCAAAAGCGCGGCTACGATTTACGCGCCATCGGCGTGCCCAAAACCATCGACAACGATCTGCCGCACACCGACCACACCCCCGGCTACGGCAGCGTCATCAAGTACAACGCCACCACCGTGATGGAGGTGGGCGCGGACGTCCGCAGTATGGCCACCGACGACGGCTCCTGCTGCATCATCGAAGTCATGGGCCGCGCCGCCGGTTGGATTGCCGCGGGCACAGTGCTTGCCAAACGCAAACCCGAAGATCCGCCGCACATTATTTTGTTACCGGAAATTGCCTTTGAAGAAGAAAAATTTCTTGCGCAGATAAAAGAAACCGTGGCCGAGCACGGCTGCTGTGTGGTCGTCGTCGGCGAAGGGCTCAAGGATCCCGAAGGGAACGAGATTGGTGCGGACAAAACCAAACTCGATTCCTTCGGCCATCCGGTGGTCGGCGGTGCCGCTGATCGCTTGGCGGATATCGTCGAACCCGCGCTCAATTTGAAAACCCGCACCGTGAAGCTCGGCTATGCCCAACGCGCCGCCGCGCATTACGCCAGCAAAACAGACGTAGAAGAAGCCTTTGCCTGTGGCGAAGCGGCCGTGCGCGCGGCGGTCGAAGGTGAGAGCGGGTTTATGGTGAAACTCGTCCGCCAAAGCAACGAACCTTATATGTGGGGCACCGCGCTCCAACCACTCGAAGACATCGCCAATCAGGAACGCGTCATCCCCCGCGACTGGATCGATGAAGATGGCTGGCTGCCCAACGAAAAATTTATCACCTACGCCCGCCCCCTCATTCAAGGCGAGCTCCACCTCCCCACCGAACAAGGCCTCCCCGACTTCGCCCGCCTAAAACGCGTCCGAGTGGAACAAGTGCTGCCGCCGCTCCATTCGTAAAATTCGTATCATTAATTCGCGCCCGCACCGGCAGGGGCAGCGAGTGGATTGGCGGCCACTGTTTGTGCCAGCAATTCCTTTGCTTCTTTCAACCGGTTCGCGGACAATTTCTGCATGACCAAATTCAGTCTGGCCTTGGCATCGGCGTGGCCGTTGGCGTGGGCGAGGGTAAGCCAAACAAATGCCTCGAGCAGATCCGATTCCACGCCGGCGGTGCCTTCCAAGTACACCCGGCCAATAAAATGCTGGGCGTTGACATTGCCGCGGCGGGCGAAACTGCGGTAGCGGGCAAAGTTTCCGACGTATTTCTGTTCCGGAGCCGTGACTGCGCGGCGTGCTTCCAGCTGCGTCCAGGATTCATAATTATTCTTCTGTATTTCGTCGAATTCATCCTTATTCAGCTGCCAGTCCAGTGCCGGCCAAATTTTGTGGTGACCGGTCAAATCGCTGGTGGCGATGATCCGGCCATCATTTGAAAACAACGCACGGCTTACGGGCGCCCCGTGGCCGCGCAGGGTGAGTAATTCCCGGCCGGTGATCGGATCCCAAATTTTAGCCACTTGATCGAACCCCCCGGTTAACACGCGTCGGCCATCGGGCGAAAAGGCCACGGAAGTCACGATATCATCATGCCCACGAAATACCGCCAACGAGCGGCCTGTGGCGGCATCCCAAAGCCGGGCGGTTTTGTCGCCGCTTCCGGTGAGCACCCATTGGCCATCCGGCGCAATGGCCACGGTATGCACGGGCAGGGTGTGGCCTTTGAACGTGCGGATCACCTCGCCGGTTTCCACGTTCCACAGAATGCCAATTTTGGCGTTGGAACCCACGAACAATTGCCGGTTATCAGAAGAGAACGCGCCGGCATAGCTGGCGGCCAATCGTTTGGAGCCTTGCATGGGTCGCAGGAGTTGACCGGTGGCGACATCCCAAACGCCCAGACTGCGATCCGGGGTCATGACAAATAAACGGCTGCTGTCGTCTGAAAATCCGGCGGCACGCAATTGGCCGCGTACTTTATCGAGTGTGGAAATGCGCCGGCCGGTTTCTAATTCCATAATCTGAATGGTATTATTTTTGCTGAAATGCATGAACAATTTTCCATCCGGCGAAAGGCGCACCATTTTGCCGGGAGGGCAATTGGCGTTCACAGCGTGGAGCCGGTGGCCCGTGGCGGTATCGTATACCCAAGGAACGGTGCTGTGCCCGGCGATGACCAACCGTTGGCTGTCGGAAGTGAGCGCCATGGCTTCAGCAATGTTCCCGATCGATTTGATGGTCACCACGCCGGGATCGCTTGCGGCCCATTTGCCGTCAAGCCCGCGATTCAATTTTGCATCCCACAATTGTACCACGCCTTCGTGATTTCCGGTAACTACCAGTCGGCTGTCCGGCGAAATGGCGGTAGCGTATAGGCGGCCGGATTGGCCGCGGATGACGGCCAGTTTCCGTCCTTCCGCTGTGTCCCACACGATGGCCGAGCGGTCTGAAGAACAGGATATCGCCAGCGAACCATCCTTGGAGAATCGCACCTTGTGGACCATTGATGTGTGCCCCGCAAACAAGTGTTGCACCTTACCCGATTCCAAATTCCAAGTGTTGACCATGCCATACATATTGCCGGTAATCAGTCGTTTGCCGTCCGGCGAAAAATCGATGCAACGAATGTTGCGTTGCTGCCCTGTATCGGTCAGGCGTGCCACTTCCTCGCCGGATTCGATATCCCACACAAAACTGTGCTTTGAAAATCCGGCGGCGGCCAATTGGCGGCTGTCTTTTGAAAAGGCAACGGTGTTTAGTTGCATGCCATTCTCAGACCAACGACGCAGGCGTTCGCCCGTGGCGGCATCCCAAAGCTGCACGCTGCCATCCTTGCCACAAGTCGCCACGCGACCTCCGTCGGCAGTGATGGCCATGCCGGTCAGTTGTTTCGCATGGGATTGAAATGCATTCACCGGCGTGCCGTCATCTGAACGCCACAAATTCACCTTGCCGTCCGTGCTGGCGGTGACCATGAGGCGGCCGGCCTGCGCGAAAGCCACCGCGCGCACGGCGTTGCTGTGCCCTTCCAACTCCAACAGGCGCTGGCCGGTACGCACATCCCACAATCGCGCCGCCCCATCGCCGCCGCCGGTAAGCACTTGGCTGCCATCGGGCGAAAAGGCGGTGTCCAAAACGACCCTTTCTGTTAGCCGGGTTTTCACGAAATGCGCGGCAAATGTTTGGAGGGCCTGATTGCCCGCGTGCATGACACGACCCCATTCCCAATTGCGCAACTCATTCGGCGTAGCCCACAACTTGTCCTCGGCCCGTTGATACGCGCCGCTTTCAATCTGAGCCTGGCCAAGGGCAATGGTGCTGATGTAATTTTCGCGTTTGAGCAACTCCTGCTGGCGCACGGCTTCCGCACGCGCGGTTTCGGCCTCTTTTTCCCGATCTTCAGCCAGCCCGCGTTGTTCTGCCTCGGCCGCTTGCGCTTTTTCTGCGCGCCCTTTTTGCATGGTGGCCCAGACGGCGAGTGCCCCCATCACCAGCATTAACGCCACGGAGGCGGCCACGGCCAGCGCCATCCGTTTTTGTCGGCGCATGGCTGGATCCCCTTTGACCTGCAACCAGGCACGGACTTCAGCCAAAGTCTGCGGCCGGCCCAAGGGATCCTTGGCGAGGCATTTTAAAATAAGATCATTTACATAACCGGGAATCTGCGCAGCGCCTTTTGCCTTGAGCGCCTCATTGGGGGGCACGGGGATTTGGGTCCAATGTTTTTGCGTGATCTCCGGTTCGTTGGCTCCGAGGAATGGCGGATCGCCCACGAGTAATTGGTACAGCATGATGCCCAGCGAATAGATGTCATCAGTGGGCGCAGGCACCTGGCCGACGGATTGTTGCGGACTCCAATAAATGGGGGTGCCGGCGCGGGGCACTTGCACGGTGGATTCATTGCCGGCCACTTTGGTGGTGGCGGAGATGCCGAAATCGGCCAGCTTCACTTCGCCCTGGGTATCGACCATGACGTTGCCGGGCTTGAGGTCGCGGTGCACCATGCCTTGTTTGTGCGAATATGCCAGTGCATCGCATAGGCACAGGAGGTACGGCTCAATGGTTGGCCAACTGAAGCGCCGTTCGGGCTGTTGATGCAAGCGCGCGGACAAATCCTCGCCGGAAACATATTCCATCGAGATAAACGCATGCTCACCCGGCGGCTCGGCCAAATCGTAAATGCGAATGATATTGGGGTGTGTCAGCTCCAAACATTTTTGCACCTCGCCTTTGAGCGAACTTAATCCGTCGGTAGAAGCCACGCTGCGGTGGTGCAGCAGCTTCACCGCCACGGGTCGATCCAGCTGCTGATCGTACGCCAGCCAAACCTCGCCAAATGCGCCCTGCCCCAACTTGTTTTGGTAACGATACCGCCCCTGCCCGAAAGTATCCGCGGGCGATTCCCCCGCGGCAGCGGCGGCAGCCTGTTGCGTGTCCAGTTGCGCACAGACCGATTCCAGTGCGCTCCAGGTTTCCATCCCATCCATCCACGCCAAATCTTCCGCCGTCAACTTGCCTGCCCGCAAACCGGCCTTTGCCTCTTCATAGCTGAACACGCCCAGGGGCACCTCATCACGTTGAATATGTATTTCCATGACAGAAACTAGGCAGCACAGGATTCGCAAAAAACTAACGCCTCGTCACAGCTCAACGCAATTGAAAAGGCATGACCTTTGAAAGGCCATTCCCGCTACTGAGCACGGAAGGATGGAATGGTGCCCGCATGATTCGCGTCGTGTTGGGTGGTGAGCCATGCGCGGTACATTTGCACGTCTGCATTGGAGTAAGTTTTTCCCGTATGTTTTTTCTTTCACTGATTCTATTGGTGCGTTTTCATTCCCGCATGAGTGAGGTGCAATGGCAGTTTGAAGGCGGGGCGTTTCATGAATCGTTGCCGAATGGAAAAACTTCAGGAACTTTGGTGGTCAGTCCAGTGAGTGTGAAGTTTGTCTCGGAAAACGGGGAGGTAGAGATGCCGATGACGGGGATTCAAACGGAGCTGGGTGGGGCGTCAAACCGAATGTTGTTTTTCAAACACGCCGAACAGGAGGAGTGGACGTTTTTCACGACGAATCAGGGGATTTTGAAGCACCCGGTGTTTGCGAAAGACGCGCGGATGGCGGGCACGCGCAGCCGGGTGCGACGCACGCGATGGCTGGGCCGGGCGGCGACGTTAACGTTTTTGGGATTTTTCGTGGCCATTGGGCTGGGGTTGTGGTGGGGCAAGGATCCAATGGCTCACGCGGTAGCCAAGCGAATCCCGGTGGAGATGGAGGAGAAGATTGGCGAGGCGGCGTTCGGCTCACACGCGGCAGCGAATCAACTGGTTACAGATGAGGCGGTGCTTGAAGAATTCGAAACGCTCTCAGCGCCGCTGATTGAGGCAATCGGAAGCACACGTTATACTTTCAAATTTCATATCATCGAGGATCCCACGCTCAACGCGTTCGCGTTACCGGGCGGCACGATGGCGATTCACACAGGGCTACTGCTAAAAGCCAACTCGGCGGAGGAGGTGCTGGGGGTGATGGCTCACGAACTTGCGCACGTTGAGGAGCAACACAGCATGCGCAATCTGGTAGAGATGGTGGGGTTGTA includes these proteins:
- a CDS encoding 6-phosphofructokinase yields the protein MAELIGNLLVAQSGGPTAVINSSVAGVICEAGKHECIEEIYGGLNGVYGILREELVDIGEENTSDIQRLKHTPAAALGTCRYKINFKTDPEQAAADMKRLFEVIEAHHIRYFFYAGGNDSQDTTNKVHLEAQKRGYDLRAIGVPKTIDNDLPHTDHTPGYGSVIKYNATTVMEVGADVRSMATDDGSCCIIEVMGRAAGWIAAGTVLAKRKPEDPPHIILLPEIAFEEEKFLAQIKETVAEHGCCVVVVGEGLKDPEGNEIGADKTKLDSFGHPVVGGAADRLADIVEPALNLKTRTVKLGYAQRAAAHYASKTDVEEAFACGEAAVRAAVEGESGFMVKLVRQSNEPYMWGTALQPLEDIANQERVIPRDWIDEDGWLPNEKFITYARPLIQGELHLPTEQGLPDFARLKRVRVEQVLPPLHS
- a CDS encoding protein kinase, with the protein product MEIHIQRDEVPLGVFSYEEAKAGLRAGKLTAEDLAWMDGMETWSALESVCAQLDTQQAAAAAAGESPADTFGQGRYRYQNKLGQGAFGEVWLAYDQQLDRPVAVKLLHHRSVASTDGLSSLKGEVQKCLELTHPNIIRIYDLAEPPGEHAFISMEYVSGEDLSARLHQQPERRFSWPTIEPYLLCLCDALAYSHKQGMVHRDLKPGNVMVDTQGEVKLADFGISATTKVAGNESTVQVPRAGTPIYWSPQQSVGQVPAPTDDIYSLGIMLYQLLVGDPPFLGANEPEITQKHWTQIPVPPNEALKAKGAAQIPGYVNDLILKCLAKDPLGRPQTLAEVRAWLQVKGDPAMRRQKRMALAVAASVALMLVMGALAVWATMQKGRAEKAQAAEAEQRGLAEDREKEAETARAEAVRQQELLKRENYISTIALGQAQIESGAYQRAEDKLWATPNELRNWEWGRVMHAGNQALQTFAAHFVKTRLTERVVLDTAFSPDGSQVLTGGGDGAARLWDVRTGQRLLELEGHSNAVRAVAFAQAGRLMVTASTDGKVNLWRSDDGTPVNAFQSHAKQLTGMAITADGGRVATCGKDGSVQLWDAATGERLRRWSENGMQLNTVAFSKDSRQLAAAGFSKHSFVWDIESGEEVARLTDTGQQRNIRCIDFSPDGKRLITGNMYGMVNTWNLESGKVQHLFAGHTSMVHKVRFSKDGSLAISCSSDRSAIVWDTAEGRKLAVIRGQSGRLYATAISPDSRLVVTGNHEGVVQLWDAKLNRGLDGKWAASDPGVVTIKSIGNIAEAMALTSDSQRLVIAGHSTVPWVYDTATGHRLHAVNANCPPGKMVRLSPDGKLFMHFSKNNTIQIMELETGRRISTLDKVRGQLRAAGFSDDSSRLFVMTPDRSLGVWDVATGQLLRPMQGSKRLAASYAGAFSSDNRQLFVGSNAKIGILWNVETGEVIRTFKGHTLPVHTVAIAPDGQWVLTGSGDKTARLWDAATGRSLAVFRGHDDIVTSVAFSPDGRRVLTGGFDQVAKIWDPITGRELLTLRGHGAPVSRALFSNDGRIIATSDLTGHHKIWPALDWQLNKDEFDEIQKNNYESWTQLEARRAVTAPEQKYVGNFARYRSFARRGNVNAQHFIGRVYLEGTAGVESDLLEAFVWLTLAHANGHADAKARLNLVMQKLSANRLKEAKELLAQTVAANPLAAPAGAGAN
- a CDS encoding M48 family metallopeptidase, which codes for MSEVQWQFEGGAFHESLPNGKTSGTLVVSPVSVKFVSENGEVEMPMTGIQTELGGASNRMLFFKHAEQEEWTFFTTNQGILKHPVFAKDARMAGTRSRVRRTRWLGRAATLTFLGFFVAIGLGLWWGKDPMAHAVAKRIPVEMEEKIGEAAFGSHAAANQLVTDEAVLEEFETLSAPLIEAIGSTRYTFKFHIIEDPTLNAFALPGGTMAIHTGLLLKANSAEEVLGVMAHELAHVEEQHSMRNLVEMVGLYAILGGLFGDVSGIAAVLVNNAPYLLSMKFSRDHEREADAMGFEYLMKANIDPRGMVNFFETIQKEQAEAEGPDMNGALSVLSTHPATQERIDTLNALIKAKAGTGPYRTLDLDFEAFQGKLRDALNR